Proteins from a genomic interval of Neodiprion lecontei isolate iyNeoLeco1 chromosome 2, iyNeoLeco1.1, whole genome shotgun sequence:
- the LOC107224453 gene encoding esterase E4-like isoform X3 has product MRIKFRSDFSIFSLLSILFTPSTGQFENDTGSTDANVSLPILTIPQGEIQGVNLVTYCNRTIYGFLGIPYSRPPIGNLRFRSPVAANAWNGTLDASTDGNMCPQLSGDHFIGDEDCLYLNVYTPQISDETSTVPLPVMVYIHGGGFERGNGGLSSFSPKYLLDKDVVLVVFNYRLGVLGFLSTGDEVAPGNYGLKDMVLALKWVQRNIGYFGGNADQVTIFGESTGGGSVELLALSRLTEGLFHRYITESGSALSIRCFRPKTTYVRRATELAELLDCPTDSTTGLVDCLRNRDAKEIIGTKSSFYVWENFPDIIWGPTDEPDVDGAFLTENPVNLYAAGKIRDLPWMTGVVHDEGLILSLKFYVNPDKFEELLSKFDDVLPYVLQYHNVVDDENALTTALKAYYFNNMTAERSRLLSNLTDLIGDSFFIFPIYNALQKRMLLVDSPEYFYRFGYRGSYSYTYKYSGGSTDNYGIAHADELLYLFPYPNSTFGNLGEEMSETDYEMVENMVQLWTSFAINGTPTEVNRSGIKIWKPYSVEDNYVMIGDHSEVTNKVLYSFLSDRMGFWKDLTVRPDSLPPSSSYQ; this is encoded by the exons ATGCGGATAAAATTTAGAAGTGATTTTTCCATATTCTCACTGCTGAGCATCTTGTTCACGCCGAGCACAGGTCAGTTTGAGAATGACACTGGTTCCACGGATGCAAACGTTTCTCTTCCAATATTGACAATACCGCAAGGAGAAATTCAAGGCGTGAACTTGGTTACTTACTGTAACAGGACAATTTATGGATTCCTGGGCATTCCCTATTCCCGACCACCGATTGGAAATCTCAG GTTCCGCAGCCCCGTGGCAGCAAACGCTTGGAATGGAACTTTAGATGCAAGTACCGACGGAAATATGTGTCCCCAGCTATCAGGAGATCATTTTATAGGTGATGAAGACTGCCTGTACCTTAATGTTTACACGCCACAG ATTTCGGATGAAACTTCCACTGTTCCGTTACCGGTAATGGTCTACATACACGGTGGAGGATTTGAACGGGGTAACGGTGGATTGTCTTCATTCAGCCCTAAATACCTCCTCGACAAAGACGTGGTACTCGTCGTTTTCAATTACCGACTTGGAGTTTTGGGATTCTTGAGTACCGGGGATGAAGTTGCCCCTGGAAATTATGGATTGAAAGACATGGTCCTGGCCCTAAAATGGGTTCAGAGAAATATCGGGTATTTTGGTGGGAATGCTGATCAAGTTACTATTTTTGGCGAAAGTACCGGTGGCGGTTCGGTGGAGCTCTTGGCCCTATCGAGATTGACGGAGG GACTTTTTCACAGATACATAACGGAGAGCGGGTCGGCATTGTCAATTAGATGTTTCCGACCGAAAACAACGTATGTTCGACGTGCTACTGAGTTGGCCGAGCTGCTCGATTGTCCAACAGACTCTACAACTGGTCTTGTCGACTGTCTGAGAAACCGTGACGCAAAAGAAATTATAGGCACCAAGTCTTCTTTCTACGTTTGGGAAAACTTTCCCGACATTATATGGGGACCGACGGATGAACCGGATGTAGACGGAGCTTTTCTAACCGAAAATCCCGTGAACCTGTACGCTgctggaaaaattcgtgacCTACCCTGGATGACTGGCGTTGTTCATGATGAAGGATTAATTTTGAGCTTGA AGTTTTATGTGAATCCGGATAAGTTCGAAGAGTTATTAAGCAAATTTGACGACGTCTTACCTTATGTGTTGCAATATCATAACGTAGTCGACGACGAAAATGCCTTGACAACCGCGTTGAAAGcgtattattttaataatatgaCTGCAGAGAGAAGTAGA CTTCTCTCCAATCTCACAGATCTCATCGGTGACTCTTTCTTCATATTTCCAATTTACAATGCGCTTCAAAAGCGCATGCTTTTGGTGGATagtcccgaatatttttacagatttgGGTACCGGGGCAGTTATAGTTATACTTACAAATACAGTGGCGGATCAACGGACAACTACGGCATAGCTCACGCCGACGAACTTCTTTATCTCTTTCCGTACCCCAATTCTACTTTCGGAAACCTTGGTGAGGAAATGAGTGAGACCGATTATGAAATGGTTGAAAACATGGTGCAACTTTGGACGTCATTCGCTATCAATGG AACGCCTACCGAGGTGAATCGGAGTGGTATCAAAATTTGGAAACCATACTCAGTGGAGGATAACTATGTCATGATAGGGGATCATTCAGAAGTAACAAACAAGGTTCTTTACTCTTTCTTGTCAGACAGAATGGGCTTCTGGAAAGATTTGACTG TTCGGCCGGACTCCCTTCCCCCCTCCTCGAGTTACCAATGA
- the LOC107224453 gene encoding esterase E4-like isoform X1 has product MRIKFRSDFSIFSLLSILFTPSTGQFENDTGSTDANVSLPILTIPQGEIQGVNLVTYCNRTIYGFLGIPYSRPPIGNLRFRSPVAANAWNGTLDASTDGNMCPQLSGDHFIGDEDCLYLNVYTPQISDETSTVPLPVMVYIHGGGFERGNGGLSSFSPKYLLDKDVVLVVFNYRLGVLGFLSTGDEVAPGNYGLKDMVLALKWVQRNIGYFGGNADQVTIFGESTGGGSVELLALSRLTEGLFHRYITESGSALSIRCFRPKTTYVRRATELAELLDCPTDSTTGLVDCLRNRDAKEIIGTKSSFYVWENFPDIIWGPTDEPDVDGAFLTENPVNLYAAGKIRDLPWMTGVVHDEGLILSLKFYVNPDKFEELLSKFDDVLPYVLQYHNVVDDENALTTALKAYYFNNMTAERSRLLSNLTDLIGDSFFIFPIYNALQKRMLLVDSPEYFYRFGYRGSYSYTYKYSGGSTDNYGIAHADELLYLFPYPNSTFGNLGEEMSETDYEMVENMVQLWTSFAINGTPTEVNRSGIKIWKPYSVEDNYVMIGDHSEVTNKVLYSFLSDRMGFWKDLTGTISNMSNTAPVRTNTFFENIMLNLKCFVSFLFHKMYLIH; this is encoded by the exons ATGCGGATAAAATTTAGAAGTGATTTTTCCATATTCTCACTGCTGAGCATCTTGTTCACGCCGAGCACAGGTCAGTTTGAGAATGACACTGGTTCCACGGATGCAAACGTTTCTCTTCCAATATTGACAATACCGCAAGGAGAAATTCAAGGCGTGAACTTGGTTACTTACTGTAACAGGACAATTTATGGATTCCTGGGCATTCCCTATTCCCGACCACCGATTGGAAATCTCAG GTTCCGCAGCCCCGTGGCAGCAAACGCTTGGAATGGAACTTTAGATGCAAGTACCGACGGAAATATGTGTCCCCAGCTATCAGGAGATCATTTTATAGGTGATGAAGACTGCCTGTACCTTAATGTTTACACGCCACAG ATTTCGGATGAAACTTCCACTGTTCCGTTACCGGTAATGGTCTACATACACGGTGGAGGATTTGAACGGGGTAACGGTGGATTGTCTTCATTCAGCCCTAAATACCTCCTCGACAAAGACGTGGTACTCGTCGTTTTCAATTACCGACTTGGAGTTTTGGGATTCTTGAGTACCGGGGATGAAGTTGCCCCTGGAAATTATGGATTGAAAGACATGGTCCTGGCCCTAAAATGGGTTCAGAGAAATATCGGGTATTTTGGTGGGAATGCTGATCAAGTTACTATTTTTGGCGAAAGTACCGGTGGCGGTTCGGTGGAGCTCTTGGCCCTATCGAGATTGACGGAGG GACTTTTTCACAGATACATAACGGAGAGCGGGTCGGCATTGTCAATTAGATGTTTCCGACCGAAAACAACGTATGTTCGACGTGCTACTGAGTTGGCCGAGCTGCTCGATTGTCCAACAGACTCTACAACTGGTCTTGTCGACTGTCTGAGAAACCGTGACGCAAAAGAAATTATAGGCACCAAGTCTTCTTTCTACGTTTGGGAAAACTTTCCCGACATTATATGGGGACCGACGGATGAACCGGATGTAGACGGAGCTTTTCTAACCGAAAATCCCGTGAACCTGTACGCTgctggaaaaattcgtgacCTACCCTGGATGACTGGCGTTGTTCATGATGAAGGATTAATTTTGAGCTTGA AGTTTTATGTGAATCCGGATAAGTTCGAAGAGTTATTAAGCAAATTTGACGACGTCTTACCTTATGTGTTGCAATATCATAACGTAGTCGACGACGAAAATGCCTTGACAACCGCGTTGAAAGcgtattattttaataatatgaCTGCAGAGAGAAGTAGA CTTCTCTCCAATCTCACAGATCTCATCGGTGACTCTTTCTTCATATTTCCAATTTACAATGCGCTTCAAAAGCGCATGCTTTTGGTGGATagtcccgaatatttttacagatttgGGTACCGGGGCAGTTATAGTTATACTTACAAATACAGTGGCGGATCAACGGACAACTACGGCATAGCTCACGCCGACGAACTTCTTTATCTCTTTCCGTACCCCAATTCTACTTTCGGAAACCTTGGTGAGGAAATGAGTGAGACCGATTATGAAATGGTTGAAAACATGGTGCAACTTTGGACGTCATTCGCTATCAATGG AACGCCTACCGAGGTGAATCGGAGTGGTATCAAAATTTGGAAACCATACTCAGTGGAGGATAACTATGTCATGATAGGGGATCATTCAGAAGTAACAAACAAGGTTCTTTACTCTTTCTTGTCAGACAGAATGGGCTTCTGGAAAGATTTGACTGGtacaatttcaaatatgtCAAATACTGCCCCAGTCAGAACTAATACTTTTTTCGAGAATATCATGCTCAATTTAAAATGTTTTGTATCGTTCTTATTCCATAAGATGTATTTAATACATTAA
- the LOC107224453 gene encoding esterase E4-like isoform X2 — protein MRIKFRSDFSIFSLLSILFTPSTGQFENDTGSTDANVSLPILTIPQGEIQGVNLVTYCNRTIYGFLGIPYSRPPIGNLRFRSPVAANAWNGTLDASTDGNMCPQLSGDHFIGDEDCLYLNVYTPQISDETSTVPLPVMVYIHGGGFERGNGGLSSFSPKYLLDKDVVLVVFNYRLGVLGFLSTGDEVAPGNYGLKDMVLALKWVQRNIGYFGGNADQVTIFGESTGGGSVELLALSRLTEGLFHRYITESGSALSIRCFRPKTTYVRRATELAELLDCPTDSTTGLVDCLRNRDAKEIIGTKSSFYVWENFPDIIWGPTDEPDVDGAFLTENPVNLYAAGKIRDLPWMTGVVHDEGLILSLKFYVNPDKFEELLSKFDDVLPYVLQYHNVVDDENALTTALKAYYFNNMTAERSRLLSNLTDLIGDSFFIFPIYNALQKRMLLVDSPEYFYRFGYRGSYSYTYKYSGGSTDNYGIAHADELLYLFPYPNSTFGNLGEEMSETDYEMVENMVQLWTSFAINGTPTEVNRSGIKIWKPYSVEDNYVMIGDHSEVTNKVLYSFLSDRMGFWKDLTAQFGRTPFPPPRVTNESYFCRGTSDPTLLFKG, from the exons ATGCGGATAAAATTTAGAAGTGATTTTTCCATATTCTCACTGCTGAGCATCTTGTTCACGCCGAGCACAGGTCAGTTTGAGAATGACACTGGTTCCACGGATGCAAACGTTTCTCTTCCAATATTGACAATACCGCAAGGAGAAATTCAAGGCGTGAACTTGGTTACTTACTGTAACAGGACAATTTATGGATTCCTGGGCATTCCCTATTCCCGACCACCGATTGGAAATCTCAG GTTCCGCAGCCCCGTGGCAGCAAACGCTTGGAATGGAACTTTAGATGCAAGTACCGACGGAAATATGTGTCCCCAGCTATCAGGAGATCATTTTATAGGTGATGAAGACTGCCTGTACCTTAATGTTTACACGCCACAG ATTTCGGATGAAACTTCCACTGTTCCGTTACCGGTAATGGTCTACATACACGGTGGAGGATTTGAACGGGGTAACGGTGGATTGTCTTCATTCAGCCCTAAATACCTCCTCGACAAAGACGTGGTACTCGTCGTTTTCAATTACCGACTTGGAGTTTTGGGATTCTTGAGTACCGGGGATGAAGTTGCCCCTGGAAATTATGGATTGAAAGACATGGTCCTGGCCCTAAAATGGGTTCAGAGAAATATCGGGTATTTTGGTGGGAATGCTGATCAAGTTACTATTTTTGGCGAAAGTACCGGTGGCGGTTCGGTGGAGCTCTTGGCCCTATCGAGATTGACGGAGG GACTTTTTCACAGATACATAACGGAGAGCGGGTCGGCATTGTCAATTAGATGTTTCCGACCGAAAACAACGTATGTTCGACGTGCTACTGAGTTGGCCGAGCTGCTCGATTGTCCAACAGACTCTACAACTGGTCTTGTCGACTGTCTGAGAAACCGTGACGCAAAAGAAATTATAGGCACCAAGTCTTCTTTCTACGTTTGGGAAAACTTTCCCGACATTATATGGGGACCGACGGATGAACCGGATGTAGACGGAGCTTTTCTAACCGAAAATCCCGTGAACCTGTACGCTgctggaaaaattcgtgacCTACCCTGGATGACTGGCGTTGTTCATGATGAAGGATTAATTTTGAGCTTGA AGTTTTATGTGAATCCGGATAAGTTCGAAGAGTTATTAAGCAAATTTGACGACGTCTTACCTTATGTGTTGCAATATCATAACGTAGTCGACGACGAAAATGCCTTGACAACCGCGTTGAAAGcgtattattttaataatatgaCTGCAGAGAGAAGTAGA CTTCTCTCCAATCTCACAGATCTCATCGGTGACTCTTTCTTCATATTTCCAATTTACAATGCGCTTCAAAAGCGCATGCTTTTGGTGGATagtcccgaatatttttacagatttgGGTACCGGGGCAGTTATAGTTATACTTACAAATACAGTGGCGGATCAACGGACAACTACGGCATAGCTCACGCCGACGAACTTCTTTATCTCTTTCCGTACCCCAATTCTACTTTCGGAAACCTTGGTGAGGAAATGAGTGAGACCGATTATGAAATGGTTGAAAACATGGTGCAACTTTGGACGTCATTCGCTATCAATGG AACGCCTACCGAGGTGAATCGGAGTGGTATCAAAATTTGGAAACCATACTCAGTGGAGGATAACTATGTCATGATAGGGGATCATTCAGAAGTAACAAACAAGGTTCTTTACTCTTTCTTGTCAGACAGAATGGGCTTCTGGAAAGATTTGACTG cACAGTTCGGCCGGACTCCCTTCCCCCCTCCTCGAGTTACCAATGAGAGTTACTTTTGCCGAGGCACGAGTGACCCAACGTTACTGTTTAAGGGTTAA